A single Anopheles funestus chromosome 2RL, idAnoFuneDA-416_04, whole genome shotgun sequence DNA region contains:
- the LOC125761570 gene encoding uncharacterized protein LOC125761570, translating to MKLILVLLLAGVALAQRPQTVAVIDKLYQVHPLYRQIQDYVINTISEARLSSSAKIYDFHRDIIMIKSTFLGTSIRQEEALLTQINGQPLSVDQQCLSFVRQSADVNMNLAGVSYSTCITTAGDTLVSTVKAFYERLDMDEAAYVGVGLFEEFRDENIFFDPQSIIAKLENRMFRLEDYPTHIGSELLDAIAGFTVSLDSVRMNYVSCMTMGEQLLMSALQLAQMQLEMVCNAKQIPVPDATTPVPPTPEQNEPEPDPEPVPEPEH from the exons ATGAAGCTCATTTTGGTGCTACTTCTGGCTGGC GTTGCCCTGGCTCAGCGTCCCCAAACGGTGGCGGTGATTGATAAGCTGTACCAAGTGCATCCACTGTACAGGCAGATCCAGGACTATGTGATCAACACGATCTCGGAAGCTCGTCTATCGAGCTCGGCGAAGATCTACGACTTCCACCGGGACATCATCATGATTAAGAGTACCTTCCTTGGGACGTCCATTCGGCAGGAGGAAGCCTTGCTGACCCAGATCAACGGTCAACCGCTCTCGGTCGATCAGCAGTGCTTGAGCTTTGTGCGCCAAAGTGCCGATGTGAACATGAACCTGGCCGGTGTGTCCTACAGTACCTGCATTACGACTGCCGGCGATACGCTCGTGTCCACCGTAAAGGCTTTCTACGAGCGGCTCGATATGGATGAGGCGGCTTACGTCGGTGTCGGTCTGTTTGAGGAGTTCCGtgatgaaaacattttcttcgacCCGCAAAGCATTATCGCGAAGCTCGAGAACCGCATGTTCCGGCTGGAAGATTATCCCACACACATCGGTAGCGAGTTGCTGGACGCTATTGCCGGCTTCACCGTCTCGCTTGACAGTGTTCGCATGAACTATGTCAGCTGCATGACGATGGGTGAACAGCTGCTCATGTCCGCCCTGCAGTTGGCTCAGATGCAGTTGGAGATGGTGTGTAATGCCAAACAGATTCCTGTTCCAGACGCTACCACACCCGTTCCTCCTACTCCGGAGCAGAACGAACCGGAACCGGATCCGGAACCAGTACCGGAACCAGAGCATTAA
- the LOC125761571 gene encoding uncharacterized protein LOC125761571 produces the protein MAAKVVFVLLLASFGLALGQRDPSIEVMNVLKELQPRYREIQDFVINQLTEARLNSSEVIFNFHTDIISSKDQYVRNTIQEEQGVLTILDLQAESVDRTCLGFVRNSVDMNVNLVGVSYTNCIVRVDDSLADVVQEFYQTIQQDETQYTGSDLFGAFRGENIFHAPESLMQKLNEKLEQLRENPTFIATELFDLTVKFEQELKQVKTGYDGCLESGTELLRNALEIARIQVVQVCQGQLEELNPSTTLAV, from the coding sequence ATGGCTGCGAAAGTAGTGTTTGTTCTGTTACTTGCCTCGTTCGGTTTGGCACTCGGTCAGCGTGATCCCTCGATCGAGGTGATGAACGTGCTGAAGGAGCTGCAGCCACGCTACCGAGAAATTCAAGATTTCGTCATTAACCAGCTAACGGAGGCACGGTTGAACAGTTCCGAGGTGATCTTCAACTTCCATACCGACATCATCAGCTCGAAGGATCAGTACGTTCGCAATACGATCCAGGAGGAACAGGGTGTACTTACGATTCTGGACCTTCAGGCAGAATCGGTCGACAGGACCTGTCTTGGATTCGTGCGCAACAGTGTCGACATGAACGTGAACCTGGTTGGCGTTTCGTACACCAACTGCATCGTACGTGTGGACGACTCATTGGCTGACGTTGTGCAAGAGTTTTACCAGACAATTCAGCAGGATGAAACACAGTACACCGGTAGTGATCTGTTTGGCGCATTCCGTGGCGAGAACATCTTCCACGCACCGGAAAGTCTAATGCAGAAGCTGAATGAAAAGCTGGAACAACTGCGCGAAAATCCAACCTTCATTGCAACGGAACTTTTCGATCTGACAGTAAAGTTCGAGCAGGAACTGAAGCAGGTGAAAACTGGCTACGATGGATGTTTGGAAAGTGGAACGGAACTGCTTCGAAACGCACTCGAAATAGCGCGTATTCAGGTCGTCCAAGTGTGCCAAGGACAGTTGGAAGAGCTGAATCCCTCCACAACTCTCGCTGTGTAA
- the LOC125761567 gene encoding uncharacterized protein LOC125761567, with protein MKTFSLTVALFLGVLSVTLAQRETSLRVIDALRELHPAYRELRDVVVNAVAGAKLNSSEVVYKFNVDIASRKESFMQTAIKAEANVLRQVNGQSISVDTSCLGFLRQSVDVNMNLAGVSFTNCLNNVDASLSTEITRVYNELQVNETSFVNLSVYDVFRGQNVFVNPQTIVDRLVEKLSSLQQAPAELTEQLSQLVDAFEGRLGDVRAAYTSCLTMNDQLLQTTLNTVLQQLQQICLGALLPAASTAEPTEATEEPAPTEPATEPEVETESETAPTEGEETEVPTEVQPEPSTPGAVYANVL; from the exons atgaAAACGTTTTCCCTGACGGTTGCCCTGTTCCTGGGAGTTCTGAGC GTCACGCTAGCACAACGCGAAACTTCGCTGCGGGTCATTGATGCGCTGCGTGAACTACATCCCGCCTACAGGGAACTGCGCGACGTGGTTGTAAATGCAGTGGCCGGTGCAAAGCTCAACAGCTCCGAGGTGGTGTACAAGTTCAACGTGGACATTGCATCACGCAAGGAATCGTTCATGCAGACGGCCATTAAGGCGGAAGCGAACGTGTTGCGGCAGGTGAACGGACAAAGCATCAGCGTCGATACGAGCTGTCTTGGCTTTCTGCGCCAAAGTGTGGACGTTAACATGAATCTGGCCGGTGTTTCTTTCACCAACTGTCTCAACAACGTCGATGCTTCACTTTCGACGGAAATCACCCGCGTGTACAATGAGCTGCAGGTGAACGAAACGTCCTTCGTGAATCTGAGCGTGTACGATGTGTTCCGCGGCCAGAACGTGTTCGTCAATCCGCAAACGATCGTTGATCGATTGGTGGAAAAGCTTTCCTCACTGCAGCAAGCTCCCGCTGAACTGACCGAACAGCTCTCCCAGCTGGTCGATGCGTTCGAAGGACGTCTGGGAGATGTACGAGCGGCGTACACTAGCTGTCTGACCATGAACGATCAGCTACTACAGACCACACTTAACACGGTACTGCAGCAGTTGCAGCAGATCTGTTTAGGAGCGTTGCTACCAGCTGCGTCCACTGCCGAACCGACTGAAGCGACGGAAGAACCGGCACCAACTGAACCGGCCACAGAACCGGAGGTTGAGACAGAATCGGAAACTGCACCAACGGAAGGGGAAGAAACGGAAGTTCCGACTGAGGTTCAACCGGAACCTTCTACACCAGGAGCGGTTTATGCCAATGTGTTGTAA